CACCAGCCACAACAACGCGGCGGCCACCTGCAACGCGCTGGTGCTCGCCTGCGCGCTGAACACCTGGGCCAACAGCAGTGGCACGGCGCCCGACTCACGCAGCAAGCCCGCGATAACCGCACTGCCATGCCCCAACTGGTCAGGCAGCGCTTCGCCTTCGCGCAGCAGGCCTTGCTCAAGCCAGAACCGGCGCGCCCCCAGCAGCTGCGCTACCTGGGCCGACGAACAGCCACTGTCGATAACCCCAACGCGCAACTCAGTGCCCATGCTTGACGGCCTCCTGGGGCAAGACCTGCAACTGCCTATCGCGCAGCTGCAAGTGCAAATCGGCATCGGCCAGGGTCGAGGCGCGGTGGCTGATGAGGATGCGCGTGCGCCCGGCGAACAACTGGTCGATAGCCGCGATCACCTCCCGCTCGGTCGCTTCGTCCACCGCCGAGGTGGCCTCGTCCAGCACCAGTATCGCGGGGGCCTGCAACACGGCGCGGGCAATGGCGATGCGTTGTTTCTGCCCGCCAGACAACTGCTGGCCGCGTTCACCCAGCATGCCGTCAAGGCCCAGCGGCAAGCTTTCGACCAGGCTGTCCAGCCGCGCCAACTGCACCACTCGCTCAAGCTCCGCACGGCTGGCCTCCGGCACCCCGTAGGCGAGGTTCTGCGCCAGGGTGCCACGAAACAGCACGATGTCCTGGCTGACCACGGCGATGCGCCGACGCAGTGCGGCCAAATCCAGCTCGCGCAGGTCGGTACCGTCCAGCAGAATGCGCCCGGCGTCAGGGTCGTAGAACCGTTGCAGCAAATCGATCAGGGTCGATTTGCCAACCCCGGATGCACCGCTGATGGCGACCTTCAGGCCACCCGGCACGCACACCTCCACGTTGTTCAGTACCGCCCCTTGGCGCCCGTCGTGGGCAAAGTGCAGTGCTTCCAGGCGCAGTTCGCCTGGCCCCTCCGGTATCGGCCGTGGTGTGGCCGCCGGGCGCACGGCCACGGCTTCCTGCTTGAGCTCCATCACCCGCCCCAGGCTCACGGCCATGCGCTGTACCGCCACATACAAGCCCAACAAGCTTTGCACCGGCCCGACCGCCATGCCCATGTAGGTGGAAAATGCGATCAGCGCGCCTAGTTGCCAGGTGCCCTGGATCACCCACCAGCCGCCCACCAGAAAGGCGCAGGCACGGCACCAGGAGGTCAACGTGCCGGGTATCGCCTGGGTAAAGAACTCGGTCACCTGAACCTTGAGCAACTGGCTCATGTAGCCCTGGCCCAACTGGTCGAGGCGCCCGGCTTCCCGCTCCTGCTGGCCGGCCGCCTGGATGAACTTCATGGCGGGCAGCGTCTCGACCAGAAACGACGACACATCCGCCGAACGCTCGCGCAGGCTACGCACCTCGCGCTCGACCTTGCGCCGCATCCAGCGCAGCCATAGCACCTCGATCGGGATCAGCAGCGCCAGTAACAGCGACAACTGCCAGGACAACATGAGCATCAAGGCCACCGCGCCGATCAGCCCGATCACGGCAGACACCGCCGAAAACAGCGAGTCCACGGCAAAGCGTTGGATTTCAGCAACATCGCCGTCCAGCCGCGAGAGAATGTCGCCGATGCGCCGCCGTCCGTAAAAGGTCGGCGATAACTGTTGCAGGTGCCGGTAAAGGTCATCACGCAGGGCAAACAGGATGCGCCCGGACAGCCGCGTGTGCAGGTAGCGGTTGACCCCGGCCAGCACGGTGCCGAGCAGGCCGGCGACGATCATGATCGCTGCCATGTGCCACAGGGTCTGGTAATCCTTGGCGAGCAGGCCTTCGTCGATCAGCGTCTTGACCAGCCAGGGTTGCGCCAGGGCCAGCAGCGAGGCGCCCAGGGACAGGCCCAGCAACACGCCGATGGCGCGCCGGTGGGGGCGGACGAAACCATACAGCCAGGCCAGGGCCTGACGCATGAGCACAGGGTCGCTGGACTCCACCAGCCTTGCGAACAGACTGCCCATGTCAGCTACGCAACTGTTTGAGCTTGCGGTACAGTGTTGCCCGGCTGATACCCAGGGCCTCGGCGGCGGCCGAGACATTGCCCTGGTGGCGGCCAAGGGCGCTGCGAATCAGCTCCAGTTCGTTGTCCTTGAGGCTGCCGGACGGCGTCGTGCCGCTGGCCAGTTCATCGAGCAGGCAATCGGTGAGGTGATCGAGGGTCAGCACCTGCTCACCGTCCTCGCGCATGGCCAGCGCGGTGCGCACGACCATCTCCAGCTGGCGGATGTTGCCCGGCCAGTCAAAGCCATCGAGCAAGGCGCTGAGCGCCGGGTCCAGGGTCACCCCCTTGGCGCCGGACTTGTCCAGCAGGCCCTGGATGATCCCGGCCAAGTCCTCTCGCTCGCGCAGGGCCGGCAGGCGCAGCGATACGCCATTGACGCGGTAGTAGAGGTCTTCGCGAAAATGCTGTTCGAGCACCAGGCGCTTGAGGTCGCGGTGGGTGGCGCAGATCAGCGCCACGTCGATGTCCTGCTCGTCGCCCGCGCCCAGCGGCGCCACCCGGCGCTCCTGCAATACCCGCAACAGCCTGGCCTGCAGGGCCAGCGGCATGTCACCAATCTCGTCGAGGAACAGCGTGCCGCCATGGGCCTGCATCAGCCGCCCGACCATGCCGCCACGGCGCGAGCCGGTGAACGCACCCTCGCGGTAGCCGAACAGTTCGGACTCGATCAGCCCTTCGGGAATGGCCGCGCAGTTGACCGCAACGAACGGCTTGTCGGCCCGCGGGCTGGCCTGGTGCAGGGCCCGGGCGACGACCTCCTTGCCGGTGCCGGTCTCACCCAGTAGCAGTACCGGCAGGCCGTTGCCCAGGCCCTGCCGGGCCATGCGCAGGTTGCGCGCCAGGCGTGGGTCGCCGCCGGCCAGTGCATCGAGCGCAGGTGACTTGTTGGCCTGCGCCGGTTTGCTTACCGCCACGCTGCCATTCAATTGGCCATGGCGTGGCAGTTGCAACGCACGGAAAAAGAATTCGCCCTTGGCGGTCTGCACACTGCTGACACCGCCCTGCCACAGCCTGGCAATGAAGGCAGGCGAACGCTCGCCGAGCAGGTCGCTGCTGCGGCGGCCGATCAGCTCCTGGCGCGGCACCTGCAACAATTGGCAGGCACTGTCGTTGGCTGCCAGCACTTCGCCGTCCATGCTCAACGCCAACAGGCCGTGCCAGGCACTGTTGAGGTACTGCGGGCGGCTGTGGAAGGCCAGCACCAGCTGCTCCGGGTGGCACAGGCCGAACAGCCGGCCTTCGATGTTGCCTGCTGCCAGCATCAGCGTCGACAGGCTGTCCTGCGGCTGGGCCATCACGCCTTCGCGGGTGATGTCGAGCACGCCGATCACCTCGCCGCGCGGGTCACGCAGCGGCACCGAGGTGCAGGAGAATGGGCTGAGGCGGTCGAGGTAGTGTTCGCCACAGTTGATCAGGGTCGGTCGCCCTTCCACCACGGCCGTGCCGATGGCATTGGTGCCGCGCAAGGATTCGCTCCAGCAACTGCCGGGGTGCAGGTCACGCAGGCCTTCGCGGCTGAGCACGTGGGTCTGGCCTTCGATAGCCAGCACGTTGGCCTGAGCATCGCCAAGGATGATGATGCCCGCCTTGCCCTGGCGCGAGACCAGGTAGTCCAGCTCGGGGGTGACGGCGTCGACCAGCAGGCGGTTGCGCTCCAGCAGCATGCGCAGGTCGTTACCCTGCCCCAGGCCCAGGCCAACCTGCTCGCCTTGCAGGCAGTCCAGGCCATGGCCCAGGCTGCGGCGCCAGGACGCGTCGATTTCGTCGCGCAGCATGCCCAGTGGCAGCTCGCCTTCGCTGGCCAGCTTGAGCCGGGCTTGGCGGGATTCGTGAAGCGGGTCTTGGGCGTTTGTTATTAATTGTCGCGCCATTTTCTACTCCGGCTGCGCCCCGCAAGGTGGCGGGGTACGGGCTTGGGAATTTTGCGCAGTGTGCGGGAGAAAAGGCTGGGCGTCATCTGGTTGATGGGTTGGGATATGGCTGGGCGTGCATGGCTTGGGTTTTGAGTGCGCGCAGAAATCGAGCCAGCCCTCAAACACCCTGGATCTGCGCCGCCTTCCCCCGTTCGGCCAACTGTTGCCCCTCCACCCCATCCAACAGCGCCTCCACCACCGCCTTGGCCGAATCTAGCCCATGGTCATTGCTCAGCAGCAGATCGCGACAAGTCCCTTTGGCCAGCTCCAACGCCTTGAGGTTGGTCGCAAACGCCCCTTTGAGCAGCGTAGACAGATGCACCAGCGCATCTTCGTAGTCCACCCCCGAACGCACGGCAAACAGCGGCGGGTGGCTGCATTCACACGTAGAAAAACTGGAAGATGCCGTGGTGGCGCGTACGGGAGGATCAGGTAAGCCTTTTGTCATCGTGTCGCTCCTTGATTCAATGGAGCCGCCACACAACGTGACCAAACGAATGGGTGGCGACTGTACGCGGGTTGGTCAACCGGGAATCAAGGAAACCGGCGCGCACGGAGGCGCCCCACGCACAGCCGCCATAAAACGAAACAGCCGAGCACAAAAAAGCGCCAACTGTATCGCAGAGCGGGCGCTTGTGCGCCTTGATGATTGCGGGTGACCAAACCCGACTGCTGGATTGACAGCAGCGGGCAAAGACTACCGGGGTCAGGGAAGGGTTTCAAGCCGAGGGCATTTGCCGTAACACTTTGATTGGATGCACCGGCCCCTTCGCGGGCAAGCCCGCTCCCACAGGGATTGCGTGATATCAAAGACTACGCAGTACCCGTGGGAGCGGGCTTGCCCGCGAATAGGCCCTAAACGCCAATCACGGCTGCTGATTCTGGCTCAGGTACTTGTCCACCGTCGCCTTGCCATCCCCCGCATCCCCCTGCACCTGCCACAACCGCCGCTCAATCCCCTGCGCCAGCAAGTGCCCCACCGCCGCCTCGATCGCCGACAGCACGCACAGCTGCGCCGGTTCATTGGTGGTGTACCCCACCTCGGCCTCCAGCAACTTCTTGAATTCGATGAACTTGAACACCCCGGCACTGCGCCCGACCGAATAGATGGTCTTGCTGGTCATCACGTTGGCCAGCACCTGCCCGGTGCGCACATCCACCGCGCGCAGGTTCACGGTCACCTGGTCCACCCGGTACTCGCGGGAGATATCGATACCCAGGTAGCGGGCGCCCTCGCCGCCACTGCGCACGTTGGTGTCGTAGGCGATGATGCCGCCTTCGAGCATCAGGTTTGCGGCCTGCAGCGGCGGCAGCTCGCCCATGATGTTCTCGGCCACGTCCGGCTTTTTCTGCGAGGCGCGGATGATCTTGCGTTCGGTCAGCAGGTTCTGCAGGCCTTCACGCTCCAGCACCACGAACCAGCCACTGGCGCTCAACGCATCCATCAGCATGCTTGCCGCGCCCTGGGTGACGCTGGTCGAGAACGAACTGGCCGGGGTCGGCTTGTACTGCCCGGTCTGGTCGCGGAAGCCGTACACCACCGCCATCAGCCGGCCCTTGGGGCGTGGCATGTTGATCAGGTCGTAGTAGGTCGAGGCGCGCGGGGTCAGGGTCGGGGTTTCCGAGTCCTGTTCGGCCGACATGGGTTCGCGCAGGCTGCAACCACTTTGCAGGCCCAGGGCGGTGAGAATCAGCAGCGTGCTCAGCAGACGTTTCATGGTGTTCTCTCCCCAACATAAAAGCCCTTCCCTCTCAGGGGTTCAGGCCGCTGACCTCAATGATCGAAATTTCTCCAGTGACGCGGTCGGTGACCTTGATGCTCAACGCCCCTGAATCGTCGATGACGTCGATCAGGAAGGCATCGGTGGCCATGCTTCCGGTGCTGCCATTGCTGATGTTGTCCAACAGCTGCGACAACATCCGCGACTCCAGTTGGTTGCTGAAGCGCTCCAGGGCCGTGGTGCCGGAGAAGGCTGAAGCGCGGTCCTTGAGGTCGGGGTCGTCGTAGTCGTTCTGCGCCTGGGCGTTGTTGAGCAGCCAGGTGCCATTGAGCGGGTTGCCACCGAAGGCCGGGTTGACCGGGGTGTACACCAGCTCGGTGGCCTGGGCAGCACAGGCGCTGGCCAACAGGCAGGCGGCGATGCAACGGGGAATGCGGGTGTTCATAGCTCGTCCCTCTCCAGATCGGTGGTGTCCTGCAGCAAGCGTTGCAGCTTGCGTTGAATGATCTGCTGCTTGACCAGGTCGGCGGCCGCGATGGCCTCGTCTTTGAGTTCCGTGGTGTTGGGTGGCAGAAAACGGCGGTACATCACTTCGCGTTCGAACTCCACGGTAACCAGGCTGCCCCAGCGGGCATCCGGGCGTTCGCGCACCACCAGGTTGAAATCCAGGCGGCTGGTGGCGCGCAGGCGGTCGGCGAAGTAGTAGTAGAAGTCGTGGCCGATGTGCGAGATGGTGTTGTCGACGATAAACCCCATCATCTCGTCCTCTTCAGCCGCCTTCAGCAGGCTGCTCGACGACGCCGCCAGCAGCAGGCTCAGGCACAGTGCAGCCAGGCGCTTCATGGTGTGTCTCCCGCGCCAGCCTGGGGCTGGAGGCCATTGGGGCTGTCGGCGAACGCCTGCTCGGCGACGAACTGCCAGTCGCTGTAGTGCTCCAACCCTTCAAAACCCGACCACTCGGCGGCAAAGCCACTGTGTTTGAACGGCGTGGCATCCGAGCGGCTATGCACGCCGGTGATGCGGCCG
The sequence above is drawn from the Pseudomonas putida genome and encodes:
- a CDS encoding ABC transporter ATP-binding protein, giving the protein MGSLFARLVESSDPVLMRQALAWLYGFVRPHRRAIGVLLGLSLGASLLALAQPWLVKTLIDEGLLAKDYQTLWHMAAIMIVAGLLGTVLAGVNRYLHTRLSGRILFALRDDLYRHLQQLSPTFYGRRRIGDILSRLDGDVAEIQRFAVDSLFSAVSAVIGLIGAVALMLMLSWQLSLLLALLIPIEVLWLRWMRRKVEREVRSLRERSADVSSFLVETLPAMKFIQAAGQQEREAGRLDQLGQGYMSQLLKVQVTEFFTQAIPGTLTSWCRACAFLVGGWWVIQGTWQLGALIAFSTYMGMAVGPVQSLLGLYVAVQRMAVSLGRVMELKQEAVAVRPAATPRPIPEGPGELRLEALHFAHDGRQGAVLNNVEVCVPGGLKVAISGASGVGKSTLIDLLQRFYDPDAGRILLDGTDLRELDLAALRRRIAVVSQDIVLFRGTLAQNLAYGVPEASRAELERVVQLARLDSLVESLPLGLDGMLGERGQQLSGGQKQRIAIARAVLQAPAILVLDEATSAVDEATEREVIAAIDQLFAGRTRILISHRASTLADADLHLQLRDRQLQVLPQEAVKHGH
- a CDS encoding sigma-54-dependent Fis family transcriptional regulator, encoding MARQLITNAQDPLHESRQARLKLASEGELPLGMLRDEIDASWRRSLGHGLDCLQGEQVGLGLGQGNDLRMLLERNRLLVDAVTPELDYLVSRQGKAGIIILGDAQANVLAIEGQTHVLSREGLRDLHPGSCWSESLRGTNAIGTAVVEGRPTLINCGEHYLDRLSPFSCTSVPLRDPRGEVIGVLDITREGVMAQPQDSLSTLMLAAGNIEGRLFGLCHPEQLVLAFHSRPQYLNSAWHGLLALSMDGEVLAANDSACQLLQVPRQELIGRRSSDLLGERSPAFIARLWQGGVSSVQTAKGEFFFRALQLPRHGQLNGSVAVSKPAQANKSPALDALAGGDPRLARNLRMARQGLGNGLPVLLLGETGTGKEVVARALHQASPRADKPFVAVNCAAIPEGLIESELFGYREGAFTGSRRGGMVGRLMQAHGGTLFLDEIGDMPLALQARLLRVLQERRVAPLGAGDEQDIDVALICATHRDLKRLVLEQHFREDLYYRVNGVSLRLPALREREDLAGIIQGLLDKSGAKGVTLDPALSALLDGFDWPGNIRQLEMVVRTALAMREDGEQVLTLDHLTDCLLDELASGTTPSGSLKDNELELIRSALGRHQGNVSAAAEALGISRATLYRKLKQLRS
- a CDS encoding CsgG/HfaB family protein, with translation MKRLLSTLLILTALGLQSGCSLREPMSAEQDSETPTLTPRASTYYDLINMPRPKGRLMAVVYGFRDQTGQYKPTPASSFSTSVTQGAASMLMDALSASGWFVVLEREGLQNLLTERKIIRASQKKPDVAENIMGELPPLQAANLMLEGGIIAYDTNVRSGGEGARYLGIDISREYRVDQVTVNLRAVDVRTGQVLANVMTSKTIYSVGRSAGVFKFIEFKKLLEAEVGYTTNEPAQLCVLSAIEAAVGHLLAQGIERRLWQVQGDAGDGKATVDKYLSQNQQP
- a CDS encoding curli assembly protein CsgF produces the protein MNTRIPRCIAACLLASACAAQATELVYTPVNPAFGGNPLNGTWLLNNAQAQNDYDDPDLKDRASAFSGTTALERFSNQLESRMLSQLLDNISNGSTGSMATDAFLIDVIDDSGALSIKVTDRVTGEISIIEVSGLNP
- the csgE gene encoding curli production assembly/transport protein CsgE — encoded protein: MKRLAALCLSLLLAASSSSLLKAAEEDEMMGFIVDNTISHIGHDFYYYFADRLRATSRLDFNLVVRERPDARWGSLVTVEFEREVMYRRFLPPNTTELKDEAIAAADLVKQQIIQRKLQRLLQDTTDLERDEL